Genomic DNA from Prevotella intermedia ATCC 25611 = DSM 20706:
GGTAGAAGAGGCATTTAAATATTTCACAAAAGCAATTGAAAACTCAGAAGCAAAAGAGGAAACATACATACAAATGGCTATTTCGCTGATGGGTAACGGCTACATGAGCGATGCCTATAAGTTGTTTTCTGCTAATCTGCAAAGAGTGTCAGAGGACTGGAACATAGGCTATGCGTATTATGCCCGATGCTGCTACGAACTTGGTTTGATGGACGAGTATAATAGGATTTTGGGCATTGCCATCAAGAAAAACTTGGTAGAAACGAAAGACTTACTGGCTGATTTATATCCCGAAGACAGCAAGCCAGAAGCATATCCACTGCTTACACCTACACCGAGAAAGGGAAAAGCAGACAACAACACGCTACCATTTTAAGAATAGAATAACACAAAACATTAGATATTATGGCTACAAACAGTAAATACATAGAGGAAATTGCCAATCAGCAACTGCTTACCGATGCTGAAGAGCGCGAACTCGCAGCCAAGATTAAGATTGGAGATGCAAAGGCTTTGGAGAAACTAACGAAGGCTAACCTGAAGTTTGTTGTATCGTTGGCACACCAATACAGGAACCGTGGGCTTGGTGAAGACGACCTGATAAGCGAAGGAAACATTGGCATGATGCACGCAGCGCAGAAGTTCGACGGCGCAAAAGGTACACGATTCGTCAAGTTTGCTGCTACCTACATACGCAAGGCAATGGAAGAAGCCATAAGAGAACAGCTCGATACTTATAAAGTACAGAATGCTGGAGAGGATAAACAACGTACCCGCAAAGCCCACACGCTATCTATCGACCAGCCCGTACCTGTTGGCAGCAACGGCAACTTCACCTTGCAAAGCGTCTTGGAGAACAAGAACTCGCCACAAGCCGACGAGCATTTAACACGCCAGATTATTGCTGCTGAAATTGCAAAAGGTATGGACGTGCTTGACGAAAGGCAGCAGAAAGTAATCACGCTTATCTACGGACTGCAAAATGGCGAACGTTATACTATGGAAGAGATAGCCAAAGAAATGGGAATAAAGCGTGAACGTGTGCGTCAAATACGCAACAAGGCATTGCGCAAACTACAAAAACGCCTGAAATAAAGGTATCGTTTGGAAAGCCTTAGTAGCGGAAAACGATTGTACGAAACCAATCGCGCAGTATGCCACCATACTGATTTTGACTGTCGGCACACAAGATTAGAACTTGCGAACCATCATTCAGCTTAGGTCCAAGGCACATTCCTTCGTAATTGGCGAAGTCTTGATGAAACAAGGTTAATGATGTTTTCCATTCCGCAAGTAAGTGTTTCACCATGTAAGGACTTGCGTCCGTGAGCGGTTTGTCGCTGTCTATTTGCTCCGCAGTGTTAGTATTGACACTATAAAGTTTGTTTTTTACAAACGAACCGAACTTTTTGGGCGCAACATAAAGTTCTCTTTCCAAAACAAGAAGTACACCATTGTCTAATGCAACCATATCGGCTACACCCATAGCATAGTTCTGCGCAGGCTTATTTACGGTGCCTTTGTCCATCTTGTAAGCATATTGCGCTATGGGTTGGAGGCTTTCATCGAAGGCTTGAAGACGCAAACGGTTTTCCAACAGCTGCATAGGTGCTGCCTGTTTCCCATCGGTTTCCAATGTAGATTCGGTAGTAGTCCAGAACAAATGTGTAGTGCCATTGTAGGTTAAAGACTCTAAACCATAGACATTTGAAGCAGAACGAAGGCTGGACGGAACAAGCAATTGCTTGCCAGTAAGTTTGCCCGACAGGTCGTATTCGCAGATACTATTGTCAGCTTCACGCGCTATGAATATGCTGTGTCTACCTGAATGGAAGGCAATACCTTCTTCGTCGGCATTTGGTGCAGACGAGGTAAAGAAACCATTAGACACCACTTGCTTAATATCACCTGTATTTAAGTCTATATCCAACGTGAAAATATAAAAGCCACTGTGCTCTGTTTTATCGGAAACAACCGCATAACGGTTGCCCCCTAACCACGTTATTCCACTATAATTGCCTTTCGGAACCGTTTCTTTAAAGTGGTGCTGTTCATTCAAAGCTACCAGTTTAGGATAGGTTTGTGCAAGGGTTGATGCAGAAATAAGTGCAAAGAATAAAGTGAGAAACAATTTCATTGAATTTCTATTTAATTTCTTAAGCAAGCAGTGTATAACTATAATACATTGTTCTACGAGTGAAAAGAAGGTAAGAAAGGTGTAAATATTTTTCAAAAGCATAATTATTGCTTAACCACCTAACTATCAACGCATTACAAAACCTATTGTTTTGCGTTCCAAAAGCGGCTGTTTTGCACGGTAAAAGCGTAGGTTTTGCAATGCAAAAGAGCCGCTTTCGCAATGCTAAAGCGCAGTTATCACTTTTTAACGGAATTATCTTTACAAGATTAAACCGAAAAACTCTCACTATTTCTGTTAGGCCCTTGCTAAGAAATACCTGCAAGTTTTGCCTGCTCAACCTGCTTTCTTGTACCGAACTTACGTTAATAATAGGTGGTTCTCATTTAAAAACGAAAACCACCTAATATCTTTTTATCCGTCTATTTTCTGTTTATTCGGGCATTTGTGCCTTTAGGTACAGCTTCTTAACAAACTTCATATCGTGTTCAACCATTATCTTAACCAGCTGCTCAAAGGTGGTTTTACGAGGATTCCAACCCAACTTCGTCTTTGCTTTTGTAGGGTCGCCAAGCAGTTGTTCCACTTCAGCAGGACGGAAATACTTAGGGTCTACCTCTACAATAGCTTCGCCCGTAGCTTTGTTGTATCCTTTTTCGTCGATGCCATCGCCTTTCCATTCAAGTTCTATGCCAGCTTCCTTAAACGCAGCCGTGCAGAAAGCACGCACCGTGTACATCTCTCCAGTAGCGATAACGAAGTCGTCTGGTTCGTCTTGCTGAAGTATTAGCCACATACATTCAACATAATCCTTAGCGTATCCCCAGTCGCGCTGCGCACCAAGATTGCCAAGATAAAGTTTATCCTGCATACCTTGAGCAATGCGAGAAGCTGCCAAAGTGATTTTACGGGTAACGAAATTCTCGCCACGGCGTTCACTCTCGTGGTTGAAAAGAATACCGTTGCAGCAGTACATTCCGTACGATTCGCGATAGTTTTTCATTATCCAGTAGCCATAGAGCTTTGCAACAGCATATGGAGAACGTGGATAGAAAGGTGTTGTTTCTTTCTGTGGCACTTCCTGTACCTTACCAAACAGTTCTGAAGTTGATGCTTGATAAATCTTACAAACCTTTTCCAAACCACAGATGCGCACGGCTTCCAAGAGTCGGAGTACACCTACTGCATCGGTATCGGCTGTATATTCAGGTACATCAAAGCTGACTTTAACGTGGCTTTGTGCTGCAAGGTTGTAGATTTCGGTAGGCTTTACTTCGCCAATAATACGGATTAAAGAGGACGAGTCGGTCATATCTGCCCAATGCAGATTAATCAAACGGTCTTTCTTCATATCGCGCACCCATTCGTCTAAATACAAATGCTCAATGCGTCCCGTATTAAAAGAAGAGCTACGGCGCAACAGTCCGTGCACTTCATAACCTTTTTCTATCAAAAATTCTGCCAAGTAGCTTCCGTCTTGACCAGTAATTCCTGTTATTAATGCTATATTCTTGCTCATTTATTATTCCGCTTTAATTTTTAAACGGCTATTTAATAAGTTTATTTTAATTCATCAATTGTTCTCTGAAAATTGCTTTATCCGTTGCTCCTCGTCAAGTTTGCAGATAAGCAACATACCGTCTTTTTCTGCTACGATATAGCCTTCAAGACCTTGAACCACAACCTTTTTGGCATCGGTTGCGTGGACAATGCAGTTCTTACTATCGTACATTTGTATATTATCCCCTATTACAGCATTGCCGTAAAGGTCGTGTTGCGACTGCAAGTGCAGCGAACCCCACGTACCAAGGTCGCTCCAACCAAAGTCGGCGGGGCATACAAAGATTTCCTCTGCCTTCTCCATAATAGCGTAATCGACCGATATTCCCTCGCATTCGGGGTAGACCTCATCAATGTGTTTCTGCTCGTCGGGAGTACCTAACACCTCTGAAATACGTTCGAAGATGCGTGCAATGCCAGGTTGGTATATACGGAAAGCGTTCACAATGGTAGATACATTCCAGATAAAGATACCTGCATTCCAAAAGAAGTTGTTCATACTGATATACTTCTTTGCCGTTTCTACATCGGGTTTTTCCCTGAATTGGTCTACTCGGAATATTTCCTTGTTGCGTGCAGAAGGTGCTGTCAAATCGGCTTGTATATATCCGTACCCTGTTTCAGGGCGCGAAGGCTTCATTCCCAACGTAACAATGGCATCGGTTTCGGAGGTAAACTTGAGGCAATTTGTTACAACACGGCGGAACTCATCTTGATTGGTTACGATATGGTCGCTTGGAGTTACGATGATGTTTGCTTTAGGGTCGGACTTCTTTATGCGCCAACTAACGTATGCTATGCAAGGTGCAGTGTTTCTTCTGCACGGCTCGCTCAAGATATTACCAACAGGAATGTCGGGCAACTGTTCGTGAACCAGCTCGCAATATTTCTCGTTTGTAACCACCCAAACGTTTTCTGGCTTCGTGATACCTTTCAATCGGTCGTAGGTAAGTTGCATCAACGACCTGCCAACACCCAATACGTCGATAAACTGTTTGGGCTTATCTATCGTACTCATAGGCCAGAATCGGCTGCCGACTCCCCCTGCCATTATCACAAGATGGTTGTTTGTATGTATCATAACTTCTTTAGGCTTAGCTTATTTATAAATAGAATAAGTGCAAATATACAAATAAATATTTGAAAAGACAAGCTTTGTATTTATCTTTCTATATTACTCGAACAAATTCAAACTTAGGTCGGCTTGAGGGGTAACCTCCTTTGTTTCATTCTGTTCGTCCAAGAACTTTAGCCTCAATTGTTTAACTTGTTGGTTGTCAGTATTAATGCAATAAACGCCCTTCTTTACTTTTCCCAGCATAGAGTCTGCGCGCTTGCTCATCTTTATAAGGCATTGCTGTACCTCTTGATGCACTTCCTCAACATCTAAAGGCAGAAAGAACGAATTGTGTGTATTGAATATATGGCGCGAAATCTTGCCAACTGACAATCCTTTCTCGCCAGCTTCTATCAACAACAGCAATATATCTTTCTCGTATCGCATAAAAAAAGGAGTCTATACCATAAATACAGACTCCCCCACTTAATTTCGTTTTCCTTATTAAGCCAAGACTATTTTATCGTCTTCGCTATTTATTTTTCCTTCCTTTAGAAGCCAACCTATACCCAGATAAGCCTCTTCAATGGTGATTTTTGCTGCCTTTGCAATTTCAGAAACAGTAAGTCCTTTGTTCTCTGCTGCAAGTGCATTGTACACATCGCCAGCTTTAAAACCTACATTCTCTGAGCTCAAGTCTACCTTTACCGTAGCTTTCTTTGCACAGGCCTTCTTTGTTGTTGTCCGTTTGGTTGCCGCTTTAGCAACTTCTTTCTTTTCTACCATAATTATTCATCACTTATTTAAATACTACTGAAGCAGATAATAACAAACTGCTATTACTTGCTGCAAATATACGTTAAATATCTCAATGAAACTAATTTATTGATAAAAAACTAACAACTTCAAAGCTACAACGACTCAAGAGTTGAATTTTATTGATTTACATCAACATATATTACTCTTTCAAGTCTAACTTTATCTGCAATTCATCAAGCTGTTTTGGCGCAACAACCGATGGCGCATCAAGCATCACATCACGTCCGCTGTTGTTCTTAGGGAACGCTATTACATCGCGGATTGAATCGAGTCCAGCCATAATACTTACGTATCGGTCGAGTCCGAATGCAATACCTGCGTGAGGAGGAGCACCATAACGGAAAGCATTCATCAAGAAACCGAACTGCTCTTCTGCCTGTTGCTTCGTAAATCCAAGCACTTCAAACATTCTTTCCTGCAATTCTGTATCATGAATACGAATAGAGCCACCACCAACTTCGATACCATTGCATACAAAATCGTAAGCCAATGCCCTTACTTGCTCTGGGTGTTCGTCAAGCAAATGCAAGTCGTCTGGGTTTGGCATAGTGAATGGGTGGTGGGTAGCCATAAGGCGTTGCTCCTCGTCACTCCATTCAAAGAGTGGGAAATCTACAATCCACAGGCACTTGAAAACATTCTTATCGCGCAAGCCCAAACGGTTGCCCATCTCTAAACGAAGTGAGCACAGCTGAACTCTTGTTTTATTGGCATTGTCGCCCGAAAGTATCAGAACAAGGTCGCCATTCTTTGCTCCCGTTGTTTCCTTCACCTTTTGCAACTGCTCTTGTGTAAAGAACTTATCGACAGAACTCTTCGCTTCGCCGTTCTCGTCGTACTTAATGTAAACCAAACCCTTTGCGCCTACTTGCGGACGCTTCACGAAATCGGTAAGTTCGTTCAGTTGCTTACGACTATAATCAGCACAATTTGGCACCACGATACCTCCAATGTAGTTCGCTTCGTTGAATACGGAGAACTCGCTCGTACCTTTCAAGTCGTCCATAAGTTCTACAAATTCCATTCCGAAACGCACATCAGGTTTATCAGAACCATAACGCTTCATTGCATCGTGCCACGTCATCTGTTCCAACTTAGCAGGAAGTTCCACTCCTCTAATCTCCTTGAACAGATAGCGAGCCATATCTTCAAACACCTGTAGCACGTCCTCCTGGTCTACATACGACATTTCGCAGTCGATTTGGGTAAACTCTGGCTGACGGTCGGCACGCAAGTCTTCGTCACGGAAACACTTTGCAATCTGGAAATAGCGGTCGAAACCAGCCACCATCAACAGCTGTTTCAGTGTCTGCGGACTTTGCGGAAGTGCGTAAAACTGTCCTGGGTTCATACGAGAAGGCACCACAAAGTCGCGTGCTCCCTCAGGAGTAGAACCTATAAGAATAGGTGTTTCAACTTCGATGAAGTTCAAGTTGTCGAGGAAGTTACGAATAAGAATAGTCATTCTGTGGCGCAATTCCAAGTTGCTGCGCACTACGGGGCGTCGCAAATCCAAATATCTGTATTTCATTCGG
This window encodes:
- the aspS gene encoding aspartate--tRNA ligase, whose amino-acid sequence is MYRTKTCGELRLIDAGKEVVLAGWVQRSRKMGGMTFVDLRDRYGITQLVFNEAEDAGLCDEANKLGREYCIRVKGIVSERQSKNNKIATGDIEIIAKELTVLSSSLTPPFTIEDNTDGGDDLRMKYRYLDLRRPVVRSNLELRHRMTILIRNFLDNLNFIEVETPILIGSTPEGARDFVVPSRMNPGQFYALPQSPQTLKQLLMVAGFDRYFQIAKCFRDEDLRADRQPEFTQIDCEMSYVDQEDVLQVFEDMARYLFKEIRGVELPAKLEQMTWHDAMKRYGSDKPDVRFGMEFVELMDDLKGTSEFSVFNEANYIGGIVVPNCADYSRKQLNELTDFVKRPQVGAKGLVYIKYDENGEAKSSVDKFFTQEQLQKVKETTGAKNGDLVLILSGDNANKTRVQLCSLRLEMGNRLGLRDKNVFKCLWIVDFPLFEWSDEEQRLMATHHPFTMPNPDDLHLLDEHPEQVRALAYDFVCNGIEVGGGSIRIHDTELQERMFEVLGFTKQQAEEQFGFLMNAFRYGAPPHAGIAFGLDRYVSIMAGLDSIRDVIAFPKNNSGRDVMLDAPSVVAPKQLDELQIKLDLKE
- a CDS encoding winged helix-turn-helix domain-containing protein, with protein sequence MVEKKEVAKAATKRTTTKKACAKKATVKVDLSSENVGFKAGDVYNALAAENKGLTVSEIAKAAKITIEEAYLGIGWLLKEGKINSEDDKIVLA
- a CDS encoding RNA polymerase sigma factor RpoD/SigA: MATNSKYIEEIANQQLLTDAEERELAAKIKIGDAKALEKLTKANLKFVVSLAHQYRNRGLGEDDLISEGNIGMMHAAQKFDGAKGTRFVKFAATYIRKAMEEAIREQLDTYKVQNAGEDKQRTRKAHTLSIDQPVPVGSNGNFTLQSVLENKNSPQADEHLTRQIIAAEIAKGMDVLDERQQKVITLIYGLQNGERYTMEEIAKEMGIKRERVRQIRNKALRKLQKRLK
- the gmd gene encoding GDP-mannose 4,6-dehydratase, with protein sequence MSKNIALITGITGQDGSYLAEFLIEKGYEVHGLLRRSSSFNTGRIEHLYLDEWVRDMKKDRLINLHWADMTDSSSLIRIIGEVKPTEIYNLAAQSHVKVSFDVPEYTADTDAVGVLRLLEAVRICGLEKVCKIYQASTSELFGKVQEVPQKETTPFYPRSPYAVAKLYGYWIMKNYRESYGMYCCNGILFNHESERRGENFVTRKITLAASRIAQGMQDKLYLGNLGAQRDWGYAKDYVECMWLILQQDEPDDFVIATGEMYTVRAFCTAAFKEAGIELEWKGDGIDEKGYNKATGEAIVEVDPKYFRPAEVEQLLGDPTKAKTKLGWNPRKTTFEQLVKIMVEHDMKFVKKLYLKAQMPE
- a CDS encoding esterase-like activity of phytase family protein; translation: MKLFLTLFFALISASTLAQTYPKLVALNEQHHFKETVPKGNYSGITWLGGNRYAVVSDKTEHSGFYIFTLDIDLNTGDIKQVVSNGFFTSSAPNADEEGIAFHSGRHSIFIAREADNSICEYDLSGKLTGKQLLVPSSLRSASNVYGLESLTYNGTTHLFWTTTESTLETDGKQAAPMQLLENRLRLQAFDESLQPIAQYAYKMDKGTVNKPAQNYAMGVADMVALDNGVLLVLERELYVAPKKFGSFVKNKLYSVNTNTAEQIDSDKPLTDASPYMVKHLLAEWKTSLTLFHQDFANYEGMCLGPKLNDGSQVLILCADSQNQYGGILRDWFRTIVFRY
- a CDS encoding mannose-1-phosphate guanylyltransferase, whose protein sequence is MIHTNNHLVIMAGGVGSRFWPMSTIDKPKQFIDVLGVGRSLMQLTYDRLKGITKPENVWVVTNEKYCELVHEQLPDIPVGNILSEPCRRNTAPCIAYVSWRIKKSDPKANIIVTPSDHIVTNQDEFRRVVTNCLKFTSETDAIVTLGMKPSRPETGYGYIQADLTAPSARNKEIFRVDQFREKPDVETAKKYISMNNFFWNAGIFIWNVSTIVNAFRIYQPGIARIFERISEVLGTPDEQKHIDEVYPECEGISVDYAIMEKAEEIFVCPADFGWSDLGTWGSLHLQSQHDLYGNAVIGDNIQMYDSKNCIVHATDAKKVVVQGLEGYIVAEKDGMLLICKLDEEQRIKQFSENN